From the genome of Sander lucioperca isolate FBNREF2018 chromosome 1, SLUC_FBN_1.2, whole genome shotgun sequence, one region includes:
- the LOC116064326 gene encoding C-terminal-binding protein 1, producing MALMDKHKQVKRQRLDRICEGIRPPILNGPMHPRPLVALLDGRDCTVEMPILKDVATVAFCDAQSTQEIHEKVLNEAVAALLYHTITLSRDDLEKFKGLRVIVRIGSGFDNVDIKAAAELGIAVCNVPAASVEETADTSLCLILNLYRRVTWMHQTLREGTRASSVEQIREVAGGAARIRGETLGIIGLGRVGQAVALRAKAFGFGVIFYDPYLPDGVERSLGLQRMATLQDLLIHSDCVSLHCSLNEHNHHLINDFTIKQMRQGAFLVNTSRGGLVDEKALAQALKEGRIRGAALDVHETEPFSFSTGPLKDAPNLICTPHTSWYSEQASVEAREEAAREVRRAITGRIPDSLKNCVNKEYLMAASQWPSIEAATVHPELNGATYRFPPGLINVAAAGGLPGAGTGVESLVSGTLAHGITPVSHPPHAPSPNKAEADRDIPSDQ from the exons GTATCCGACCCCCCATCCTGAACGGGCCAATGCACCCGCGGCCCCTGGTTGCCCTGCTGGACGGGCGTGACTGCACTGTGGAGATGCCCATCCTCAAAGATGTGGCCACAGTGGCCTTCTGCGATGCCCAGTCCACACAAGAGATTCATGAGAAG GTGCTAAATGAGGCAGTTGCTGCCCTGCTCTACCACACCATCACTCTGTCCAGAGATGACTTGGAAAAGTTTAAAGGCCTACGCGTAATTGTCAGGATTGGCTCCGGCTTCGACAATGTTGACATCAAAGCAGCTGCTGAGCTAG GCATTGCTGTCTGTAACGTGCCAGCAGCGTCTGTGGAGGAGACAGCCGACACTTCGCTATGTCTGATCCTCAACCTGTACAGGCGAGTCACCTGGATGCACCAGACCCTCAGGGAGGGAACCCGTGCCTCTAGTGTGGAGCAGATCAGGGAGGTTGCTGGCGGTGCTGCTCGTATCCGGGGCGAGACGCTGGGCATTATCGGTCTAG GGCGGGTTGGCCAAGCGGTGGCTCTGCGGGCTAAGGCCTTTGGTTTTGGCGTGATCTTTTATGACCCCTACCTGCCTGATGGTGTGGAGCGCTCACTGGGACTTCAGCGCATGGCCACTCTGCAGGACCTGCTTATCCACTCTGATTGCGTGTCCCTGCACTGCAGCCTCAACGAGCACAACCACCACCTCATTAATGACTTCACCATCAAACAG ATGCGTCAGGGAGCCTTCCTGGTGAACACGTCAAGAGGAGGTCTGGTTGACGAGAAAGCGTTGGCTCAGGCCCTGAAAGAGGGGCGGATACGAGGGGCTGCCCTGGACGTCCATGAGACAGAACCTTTCAG TTTTTCAACAGGTCCTCTGAAGGATGCCCCCAACCTGATCTGTACCCCGCACACATCCTGGTACAGTGAGCAGGCCTCTGTGGAGGCTCGCGAGGAGGCAGCCAGGGAGGTTCGCCGCGCCATCACGG GGCGTATCCCTGACAGTCTGAAGAACTGCGTTAATAAGGAGTATCTGATGGCAGCCTCTCAGTGGCCCAGCATTGAGGCAGCTACTGTTCACCCAGAACTTAATGGAGCCACTTACAG ATTTCCTCCAGGTCTGATCAATGTTGCAGCAGCAGGGGGTCTCCCAGGAGCTGGCACAGGGGTTGAAAGCCTTGTCTCAGGAACCCTGGCGCATGGCATCACCCCTGTCTCGCACCCCCCTCACGCCCCCTCCCCTAACAAGGCCGAAGCCGACAGAGACATCCCCTCCGACCAATAG